From Cannabis sativa cultivar Pink pepper isolate KNU-18-1 chromosome 8, ASM2916894v1, whole genome shotgun sequence, a single genomic window includes:
- the LOC115701237 gene encoding prolycopene isomerase, chloroplastic, whose product MAELSSFSITPINSSRFPTNHHSSPKLSTLKLTSQNQKCDKLLVFSDYDPLCYLKSGFVNPKNSSHLYGVELGGSGTRPRSQKCKNFSIGCSKFSVFSNYKLTGTGPRFHHSTNEMGAIRGITSAGSSDRNNNKKNKFISNSTSALNMDKAVEKNKGGGDNYYDAIVIGSGIGGLVAATQLAVKGARVLVLEKYVIPGGSSGYYQRNGYTFDVGSSVMFGFSDKGNLNLITQALAAVGCEMPVIPDPTTVHFHLPNNLSVLVHKEYSEFIAELTSKFPHEKEGIFKFYGVCWKIFNALNSLELKSLEEPIYLFGQFFQKPVECLTLAYYLPQNAGDIARKYIKDPELLSFIDAECFIVSTVNALQTPMINAGMVLCDRHYGGINYPIGGVGGIAESLAKGLIDQGSEILYKANVTEIVIDQGQAVGVRMSDKREFFAKTVISNATRWDTFGKLLKGKDLPKEEENFQKAYVKAPSFLSIHMGVKAEVLPPDTDCHHFVLENDWTRLEKPYGSIFLSIPTVLDSSLAPEGRHILHIFTTSSIEDWEGLSPKEYVEKKELVANEIISRLEKKLFPGLASSIDFIEVGTPKTHRRYLARDNGTYGPMPRGTPKGLLGMPFNTTAIDGLYCVGDSCFPGQGVIAVAFSGVMCAHRVAADIGLEKKSPLLDAALLRTLSWLRSLA is encoded by the exons ATGGCTGAATTAAGCTCCTTCTCAATAACTCCTATCAATTCTTCTCGCTTTCCCACTAACCACCATAGTTCCCCAAAGTTGAGCACTTTAAAACTCACAAGTCAAAATCAAAAGTGTGATAAACTCCTTGTTTTCAGTGATTACGACCCGCTTTGCTATTTGAAATCTGGGTTTGTTAACCCCAAGAATTCTTCTCATTTGTATGGTGTTGAATTGGGTGGAAGTGGAACCAGACCCAGAAGccaaaaatgtaaaaatttctcAATTGGGTGTTCTAAATTCTCAGTCTTCAGTAATTACAAGCTCACTGGTACAGGGCCAAGGTTTCATCACAGTACAAATGAGATGGGGGCTATCAGAGGCATAACCTCAGCGGGAAGTTCAgatagaaataataataagaagaataaATTCATTTCAAATTCTACTTCAGCACTGAATATGGATAAAGCTGTGGAGAAAAACAAAGGGGGTGGTGATAATTACTATGATGCCATTGTTATTGGGTCAGGAATAGGAGGCTTGGTGGCAGCCACCCAACTGGCAGTGAAGGGTGCccgggttttggttttggaaaAGTATGTGATTCCTGGTGGGAGTTCTGGATATTACCAGAGAAATGGTTATACTTTTGATGTTGGTTCTTCTGTGATGTTCGGTTTCAGTGATAAG GGTAATCTAAATTTAATTACACAAGCATTGGCAGCAGTTGGTTGTGAAATGCCAGTGATACCTGATCCAACAACAGTCCATTTCCATCTGCCCAACAACCTTTCTGTGCTAGTTCATAAAGAGTACAGTGAATTCATAGCGGAACTTACTAGTAAATTTCCCCATGAAAAGGAAGGAATCTTCAAATTCTATGGCGTATGCTGGAAG ATCTTCAATGCCTTAAACTCACTGGAACTAAAGTCACTTGAGGAGCCAATCTATCTTTTCGGGCAGTTTTTCCAGAAGCCTGTTGAGTGCTTGACACTTG CCTACTATTTGCCTCAAAATGCTGGAGATATAGCTAGGAAGTATATTAAAGATCCTGAGTTGTTGTCTTTCATAGATGCAGAG TGTTTTATAGTAAGCACGGTCAATGCTTTGCAAACACCAATGATAAATGCAGGCATG GTTTTGTGTGACAGGCACTATGGTGGAATTAACTACCCTATTGGTGGTGTTGGTGGAATAGCAGAGTCATTAGCTAAAGGTCTCATTGACCAAGGAAGTGAGATACTCTACAAGGCAAATGTGACTGAAATTGTAATTGACCAAGGCCAGGCT GTGGGAGTAAGGATGTCAGATAAACGTGAATTCTTTGCCAAAACAGTAATATCAAATGCTACTCGATGGGATACCTTTG GGAAGCTTTTGAAAGGAAAAGACCTTCCAAAGGAAgaggaaaattttcaaaaagctTATGTGAAGGCCCCATCTTTTCTTTCCATTCACATGGGAGTTAAAGCTGAGGTTCTACCACCAGATACAGATTGCCATCACTTTGTTCTCGAG AATGATTGGACTAGACTTGAGAAGCCGTATGGAAGCATTTTTTTAAGTATTCCTACTGTTCTCGATTCATCACTTGCACCAGAAGGGCGCCATATTCTTCACATATTTACAACCTCTTCCATTGAAGATTGGGAG GGACTCTCTCCAAAAGAATATGTGGAAAAGAAGGAGCTTGTGGCAAATGAAATCATTAGCAGATTAGAGAAGAAACTATTTCCAGGACTAGCATCTTCCATTGATTTTATAGAG GTGGGGACACCAAAGACACACAGACGATACCTAGCTCGTGATAACGGCACTTATGGACCAATGCCTCGTGGAACTCCGAAAGGCTTGCTAGGAATGCCGTTCAATACAACA GCAATAGATGGTCTATACTGTGTTGGTGATAGCTGCTTTCCCGGACAAGGCGTAATAGCTGTAGCCTTCTCAGGAGTAATGTGTGCTCACCGTGTAGCTGCTGATATTG GGCTTGAGAAAAAGTCTCCCCTATTGGATGCCGCCCTCCTTCGAACTCTTAGTTGGCTGAGGTCACTGGCTTGA
- the LOC115701236 gene encoding ABC transporter G family member 22 isoform X1 yields MMCNSMTSLARTKSDQLVEKVTAAFKSPPLPPTTSSSNDAAAESGGTLSRKSSRGRMVMGASPGRSGNSKNNSNTHIRKSRSAQLKFDLDEVSSGAALSRASSASLGLSFSFTGFTMPPDDIADSKPFSDDDIPEDLEAGIQKSKFRTEPTLPIYLKFKEVTYKITIKGMRTSEEKDILHGITGSVNPGEVLALMGPSGSGKTTLLNLLGGRIVQTSVGGSITYNDQPYSKYLKSKIGFVTQDDVLFPHLTVKETLRYAALLRLPKKLTKEEKEKRAMDVIYELGLERCQDTMIGGSFVRGVSGGERKRVCIGNEIIINPSLLFLDEPTSGLDSTTALRIVQMLQDIAEAGKTVVTTIHQPSSRLFHKFDKLILLGKGSLLYFGKASEAMDYFSSIGCSPLIAMNPAEFLLDLANGNINDVSLPSELEDKVQMGNSDNDTVNGKPSPAVVHEYLVEAYETKVADKEKKKLIVPLPLDEELKSVSCRKREWGASWCQQYSILFRRGIKERRHDYFSWLRITQVLATAVILGLLWWQSDGHSLKGRQDQAGLLFFIAVFWGFFPVFTAIFAFPQERAMLNKERAADMYRLSAYFLARTTSDLPLDLLLPILFLLVVYFMAGLKTSAGPFFLTMLTVFLCIVAAQGLGLAIGATLMDIKKATTLASVTVMTFMLAGGFFVNKVPAFISWIRHMSFNYHTYRLLLKVQYGHMTPAINGIQTDSGITEVCALVAMVFGYRLFAYLSLRWMKLQS; encoded by the exons ATGATGTG TAATAGTATGACATCATTGGCGAGGACAAAGTCGGATCAATTGGTGGAGAAGGTGACGGCGGCGTTCAAGTCTCCGCCACTACCGCCGACGACGTCGTCCTCAAACGACGCGGCGGCGGAGAGCGGAGGAACTCTGTCACGAAAATCGAGCCGAGGGAGAATGGTGATGGGAGCTTCCCCGGGGAGGAGTGGAAATAGCAAAAATAATAGTAACACTCACATCAGAAAGTCTAGGAGCGCCCAGCTCAAGTTCGACCTGGATGAGGTCAGCAGCGGCGCCGCTCTCAGCCGAGCCTCCAGCGCCAGCTTAGGCTTGTCTTTTTCCTTCACCGGCTTCACTATGCCTCCTGATGATATAGCCGATTCTAAGCCCTTTAGCGACGATGATATCC CTGAAGATCTTGAAGCTGGCATTCAGAAATCGAAATTTCGAACCGAACCCACGTTGCCAATTTATCTCAAG TTCAAAGAAGTAACATACAAGATAACTATAAAAGGAATGAGAACAAGCGAAGAGAAAGACATCTTGCATGGGATTACAGGTTCAGTAAATCCAGGAGAAGTTCTAGCCTTGATGGGACCTTCAGGGAGTGGAAAGACGACACTTCTAAATTTGCTCGGAGGGAGGATAGTGCAGACATCTGTTGGTGGCTCAATTACTTATAATGACCAACCATATTCCAAGTACTTGAAAAGCAA GATAGGATTTGTGACACAAGATGATGTTCTGTTTCCTCACCTGACAGTGAAAGAAACATTAAGATATGCAGCCCTCTTACGACTGCCAAAGAAGCTAACCAAAGAGGAGAAGGAAAAACGAGCAATGGATGTTATCTATGAACTAGGATTAGAGAG GTGCCAAGACACTATGATAGGTGGCTCATTTGTCCGTGGAGTGTCAGGGGGAGAAAGGAAGAGAGTTTGCATTGGCAATGAGATCATAATCAACCCTTCCCTGCTGTTTCTTGATGAGCCAACCTCTGGCTTGGATTCTACAACTGCTTTGAGAATTGTTCAGATGTTACAAGACATAGCAGAG GCTGGAAAAACTGTGGTAACAACGATCCACCAGCCATCGAGCAGGCTCTTCCATAAATTTGACAAATTGATCCTTCTTGGGAAAGGGAGCTTGCTCTATTTCGGGAAAGCATCTGAAGCTATGGATTATTTCTCATCCATAGGATGCTCCCCTTTAATTGCCATGAACCCAGCAGAGTTCTTGCTGGATCTTGCGAATGGAAATATAAATGATGTTTCTTTGCCATCAGAACTAGAGGATAAAGTGCAAATGGGAAATTCAGATAATGATACAGTTAATGGAAAACCGTCTCCTGCTGTTGTCCATGAG TATCTTGTGGAGGCCTATGAAACCAAAGTTGCAGacaaagagaagaagaaacTGATTGTTCCTCTTCCTCTTGATGAAGAGCTGAAGTCAGTGTCCTgtagaaaaagggaatggggggcAAGCTGGTGCCAACAATATAGTATACTATTCAGGCGGGGAATTAAAGAACGGAGGCATGATTACTTCAGCTGGTTGAGAATCACCCAAGTTCTAGCCACGGCAGTCATTTTGGGGTTACTCTGGTGGCAGTCAGATGGTCATTCCCTCAAAGGTCGGCAAGATCAG GCCGGACTGCTTTTCTTCATTGCTGTCTTCTGGGGATTCTTTCCCGTCTTCACTGCAATTTTTGCTTTTCCACAAGAACGAGCAATGCTGAATAAGGAACGAGCAGCTGACATGTATAGATTAAGCGCTTACTTTTTGGCCAGAACCACAAGTGACCTTCCACTTGACCTGTTGCTTCCAATACTTTTCCTTCTTGTAGTATATTTCATGGCAGGCTTGAAGACCAGTGCAGGTCCCTTCTTCCTAACCATGCTCACAGTCTTCCTCTGCATTGTAGCAGCTCAG GGACTTGGGCTAGCTATTGGAGCTACATTAATGGACATAAAGAAAGCTACAACTCTGGCTTCTGTAACTGTGATGACCTTCATGCTAGCTGGTGGATTCTTTGTGAAT AAAGTTCCAGCATTCATATCTTGGATCCGCCATATGTCTTTCAACTACCACACGTACAGGCTTCTTCTCAAGGTACAGTACGGGCACATGACACCAGCCATTAACGGAATACAAACAGACAGTGGCATAACAGAAGTCTGTGCCCTGGTAGCCATGGTTTTTGGTTACCGCCTCTTTGCGTACCTATCTTTGCGATGGATGAAACTCCAATCTTGA
- the LOC115701236 gene encoding ABC transporter G family member 22 isoform X2 yields MNSNSMTSLARTKSDQLVEKVTAAFKSPPLPPTTSSSNDAAAESGGTLSRKSSRGRMVMGASPGRSGNSKNNSNTHIRKSRSAQLKFDLDEVSSGAALSRASSASLGLSFSFTGFTMPPDDIADSKPFSDDDIPEDLEAGIQKSKFRTEPTLPIYLKFKEVTYKITIKGMRTSEEKDILHGITGSVNPGEVLALMGPSGSGKTTLLNLLGGRIVQTSVGGSITYNDQPYSKYLKSKIGFVTQDDVLFPHLTVKETLRYAALLRLPKKLTKEEKEKRAMDVIYELGLERCQDTMIGGSFVRGVSGGERKRVCIGNEIIINPSLLFLDEPTSGLDSTTALRIVQMLQDIAEAGKTVVTTIHQPSSRLFHKFDKLILLGKGSLLYFGKASEAMDYFSSIGCSPLIAMNPAEFLLDLANGNINDVSLPSELEDKVQMGNSDNDTVNGKPSPAVVHEYLVEAYETKVADKEKKKLIVPLPLDEELKSVSCRKREWGASWCQQYSILFRRGIKERRHDYFSWLRITQVLATAVILGLLWWQSDGHSLKGRQDQAGLLFFIAVFWGFFPVFTAIFAFPQERAMLNKERAADMYRLSAYFLARTTSDLPLDLLLPILFLLVVYFMAGLKTSAGPFFLTMLTVFLCIVAAQGLGLAIGATLMDIKKATTLASVTVMTFMLAGGFFVNKVPAFISWIRHMSFNYHTYRLLLKVQYGHMTPAINGIQTDSGITEVCALVAMVFGYRLFAYLSLRWMKLQS; encoded by the exons atgaaCAGTAATAGTATGACATCATTGGCGAGGACAAAGTCGGATCAATTGGTGGAGAAGGTGACGGCGGCGTTCAAGTCTCCGCCACTACCGCCGACGACGTCGTCCTCAAACGACGCGGCGGCGGAGAGCGGAGGAACTCTGTCACGAAAATCGAGCCGAGGGAGAATGGTGATGGGAGCTTCCCCGGGGAGGAGTGGAAATAGCAAAAATAATAGTAACACTCACATCAGAAAGTCTAGGAGCGCCCAGCTCAAGTTCGACCTGGATGAGGTCAGCAGCGGCGCCGCTCTCAGCCGAGCCTCCAGCGCCAGCTTAGGCTTGTCTTTTTCCTTCACCGGCTTCACTATGCCTCCTGATGATATAGCCGATTCTAAGCCCTTTAGCGACGATGATATCC CTGAAGATCTTGAAGCTGGCATTCAGAAATCGAAATTTCGAACCGAACCCACGTTGCCAATTTATCTCAAG TTCAAAGAAGTAACATACAAGATAACTATAAAAGGAATGAGAACAAGCGAAGAGAAAGACATCTTGCATGGGATTACAGGTTCAGTAAATCCAGGAGAAGTTCTAGCCTTGATGGGACCTTCAGGGAGTGGAAAGACGACACTTCTAAATTTGCTCGGAGGGAGGATAGTGCAGACATCTGTTGGTGGCTCAATTACTTATAATGACCAACCATATTCCAAGTACTTGAAAAGCAA GATAGGATTTGTGACACAAGATGATGTTCTGTTTCCTCACCTGACAGTGAAAGAAACATTAAGATATGCAGCCCTCTTACGACTGCCAAAGAAGCTAACCAAAGAGGAGAAGGAAAAACGAGCAATGGATGTTATCTATGAACTAGGATTAGAGAG GTGCCAAGACACTATGATAGGTGGCTCATTTGTCCGTGGAGTGTCAGGGGGAGAAAGGAAGAGAGTTTGCATTGGCAATGAGATCATAATCAACCCTTCCCTGCTGTTTCTTGATGAGCCAACCTCTGGCTTGGATTCTACAACTGCTTTGAGAATTGTTCAGATGTTACAAGACATAGCAGAG GCTGGAAAAACTGTGGTAACAACGATCCACCAGCCATCGAGCAGGCTCTTCCATAAATTTGACAAATTGATCCTTCTTGGGAAAGGGAGCTTGCTCTATTTCGGGAAAGCATCTGAAGCTATGGATTATTTCTCATCCATAGGATGCTCCCCTTTAATTGCCATGAACCCAGCAGAGTTCTTGCTGGATCTTGCGAATGGAAATATAAATGATGTTTCTTTGCCATCAGAACTAGAGGATAAAGTGCAAATGGGAAATTCAGATAATGATACAGTTAATGGAAAACCGTCTCCTGCTGTTGTCCATGAG TATCTTGTGGAGGCCTATGAAACCAAAGTTGCAGacaaagagaagaagaaacTGATTGTTCCTCTTCCTCTTGATGAAGAGCTGAAGTCAGTGTCCTgtagaaaaagggaatggggggcAAGCTGGTGCCAACAATATAGTATACTATTCAGGCGGGGAATTAAAGAACGGAGGCATGATTACTTCAGCTGGTTGAGAATCACCCAAGTTCTAGCCACGGCAGTCATTTTGGGGTTACTCTGGTGGCAGTCAGATGGTCATTCCCTCAAAGGTCGGCAAGATCAG GCCGGACTGCTTTTCTTCATTGCTGTCTTCTGGGGATTCTTTCCCGTCTTCACTGCAATTTTTGCTTTTCCACAAGAACGAGCAATGCTGAATAAGGAACGAGCAGCTGACATGTATAGATTAAGCGCTTACTTTTTGGCCAGAACCACAAGTGACCTTCCACTTGACCTGTTGCTTCCAATACTTTTCCTTCTTGTAGTATATTTCATGGCAGGCTTGAAGACCAGTGCAGGTCCCTTCTTCCTAACCATGCTCACAGTCTTCCTCTGCATTGTAGCAGCTCAG GGACTTGGGCTAGCTATTGGAGCTACATTAATGGACATAAAGAAAGCTACAACTCTGGCTTCTGTAACTGTGATGACCTTCATGCTAGCTGGTGGATTCTTTGTGAAT AAAGTTCCAGCATTCATATCTTGGATCCGCCATATGTCTTTCAACTACCACACGTACAGGCTTCTTCTCAAGGTACAGTACGGGCACATGACACCAGCCATTAACGGAATACAAACAGACAGTGGCATAACAGAAGTCTGTGCCCTGGTAGCCATGGTTTTTGGTTACCGCCTCTTTGCGTACCTATCTTTGCGATGGATGAAACTCCAATCTTGA
- the LOC115701236 gene encoding ABC transporter G family member 22 isoform X3 gives MASKYSKFDQFKEVTYKITIKGMRTSEEKDILHGITGSVNPGEVLALMGPSGSGKTTLLNLLGGRIVQTSVGGSITYNDQPYSKYLKSKIGFVTQDDVLFPHLTVKETLRYAALLRLPKKLTKEEKEKRAMDVIYELGLERCQDTMIGGSFVRGVSGGERKRVCIGNEIIINPSLLFLDEPTSGLDSTTALRIVQMLQDIAEAGKTVVTTIHQPSSRLFHKFDKLILLGKGSLLYFGKASEAMDYFSSIGCSPLIAMNPAEFLLDLANGNINDVSLPSELEDKVQMGNSDNDTVNGKPSPAVVHEYLVEAYETKVADKEKKKLIVPLPLDEELKSVSCRKREWGASWCQQYSILFRRGIKERRHDYFSWLRITQVLATAVILGLLWWQSDGHSLKGRQDQAGLLFFIAVFWGFFPVFTAIFAFPQERAMLNKERAADMYRLSAYFLARTTSDLPLDLLLPILFLLVVYFMAGLKTSAGPFFLTMLTVFLCIVAAQGLGLAIGATLMDIKKATTLASVTVMTFMLAGGFFVNKVPAFISWIRHMSFNYHTYRLLLKVQYGHMTPAINGIQTDSGITEVCALVAMVFGYRLFAYLSLRWMKLQS, from the exons ATGGCTAGCAAATATAGCAAATTTGATCAG TTCAAAGAAGTAACATACAAGATAACTATAAAAGGAATGAGAACAAGCGAAGAGAAAGACATCTTGCATGGGATTACAGGTTCAGTAAATCCAGGAGAAGTTCTAGCCTTGATGGGACCTTCAGGGAGTGGAAAGACGACACTTCTAAATTTGCTCGGAGGGAGGATAGTGCAGACATCTGTTGGTGGCTCAATTACTTATAATGACCAACCATATTCCAAGTACTTGAAAAGCAA GATAGGATTTGTGACACAAGATGATGTTCTGTTTCCTCACCTGACAGTGAAAGAAACATTAAGATATGCAGCCCTCTTACGACTGCCAAAGAAGCTAACCAAAGAGGAGAAGGAAAAACGAGCAATGGATGTTATCTATGAACTAGGATTAGAGAG GTGCCAAGACACTATGATAGGTGGCTCATTTGTCCGTGGAGTGTCAGGGGGAGAAAGGAAGAGAGTTTGCATTGGCAATGAGATCATAATCAACCCTTCCCTGCTGTTTCTTGATGAGCCAACCTCTGGCTTGGATTCTACAACTGCTTTGAGAATTGTTCAGATGTTACAAGACATAGCAGAG GCTGGAAAAACTGTGGTAACAACGATCCACCAGCCATCGAGCAGGCTCTTCCATAAATTTGACAAATTGATCCTTCTTGGGAAAGGGAGCTTGCTCTATTTCGGGAAAGCATCTGAAGCTATGGATTATTTCTCATCCATAGGATGCTCCCCTTTAATTGCCATGAACCCAGCAGAGTTCTTGCTGGATCTTGCGAATGGAAATATAAATGATGTTTCTTTGCCATCAGAACTAGAGGATAAAGTGCAAATGGGAAATTCAGATAATGATACAGTTAATGGAAAACCGTCTCCTGCTGTTGTCCATGAG TATCTTGTGGAGGCCTATGAAACCAAAGTTGCAGacaaagagaagaagaaacTGATTGTTCCTCTTCCTCTTGATGAAGAGCTGAAGTCAGTGTCCTgtagaaaaagggaatggggggcAAGCTGGTGCCAACAATATAGTATACTATTCAGGCGGGGAATTAAAGAACGGAGGCATGATTACTTCAGCTGGTTGAGAATCACCCAAGTTCTAGCCACGGCAGTCATTTTGGGGTTACTCTGGTGGCAGTCAGATGGTCATTCCCTCAAAGGTCGGCAAGATCAG GCCGGACTGCTTTTCTTCATTGCTGTCTTCTGGGGATTCTTTCCCGTCTTCACTGCAATTTTTGCTTTTCCACAAGAACGAGCAATGCTGAATAAGGAACGAGCAGCTGACATGTATAGATTAAGCGCTTACTTTTTGGCCAGAACCACAAGTGACCTTCCACTTGACCTGTTGCTTCCAATACTTTTCCTTCTTGTAGTATATTTCATGGCAGGCTTGAAGACCAGTGCAGGTCCCTTCTTCCTAACCATGCTCACAGTCTTCCTCTGCATTGTAGCAGCTCAG GGACTTGGGCTAGCTATTGGAGCTACATTAATGGACATAAAGAAAGCTACAACTCTGGCTTCTGTAACTGTGATGACCTTCATGCTAGCTGGTGGATTCTTTGTGAAT AAAGTTCCAGCATTCATATCTTGGATCCGCCATATGTCTTTCAACTACCACACGTACAGGCTTCTTCTCAAGGTACAGTACGGGCACATGACACCAGCCATTAACGGAATACAAACAGACAGTGGCATAACAGAAGTCTGTGCCCTGGTAGCCATGGTTTTTGGTTACCGCCTCTTTGCGTACCTATCTTTGCGATGGATGAAACTCCAATCTTGA